One part of the Sarcophilus harrisii chromosome 5, mSarHar1.11, whole genome shotgun sequence genome encodes these proteins:
- the SLC38A2 gene encoding sodium-coupled neutral amino acid transporter 2, with the protein MTKTEMGRFNISPDEDSSSYSSNSNDFTYSYPTKQAAMKKSHYVDMDPENQNFLLESNLGKKKYETDFHPGTTSFGMSVFNLSNAIVGSGILGLSYAMANTGIALFVILLTFVSIFSLYSVHLLLKTANEGGSLLYEQLGHKAFGLAGKLAASGSITMQNIGAMSSYLFIVKYELPLVIQALMSIEDNKGEWYLNGDYLVLLVSLVLILPLSLLRNLGYLGYTSGFSLLCMVFFLIVVMCKKFQISCPLEAALLNETLNSTVMHLTSTLTSSPETSFNLTNDDTCQPRYFIFNSQTVYAVPILTFSFVCHPAILPIYEELKGRSRRRMMNVSKISFFAMFLMYLLAAIFGYLTFYGHVEPELLHTYSAVLGADIILLIVRLAVLMAVTLTVPVVIFPIRSSLIQLLCPAKDFSWWRHSFITVSILGFTNLLVIFVPTIRDIFGFIGASAAAMLIFILPSAFYIKLVKKESMKSVQKIGAVFFLLSGFVVMIGSMTLIVLDWIHNASSDGH; encoded by the exons ATGACTAAAACAGAAATGGGCAGGTTTAATATTTCTCCAGATGAAGACAGCAGTAGCTACAGTTCCAACAGCAATGATTTCACCTATTCATATCCCACCAAACAAGCTGCTATGAAGAAGAG CCATTATGTAGACATGGATcctgaaaatcaaaactttttgcTTGAATCGAATTTGGGAAAGAAGAAGTATGAAACAGACTTT CATCCAGGTACGACTTCTTTTGGTATGTCAGTATTTAATCTGAGCAATGCTATTGTGGGCAGTGGAATCCTGGGGCTTTCTTATGCCATGGCTAACACTGGAATTGCCCTTTTTGT AATTCTTTTGACATTTGTGTCAATATTTTCCCTGTattctgttcatctccttttGAAGACAGCAAATGAAGGAG GGTCTTTATTATACGAGCAATTAGGACATAAAGCATTTGGTCTGGCTGGAAAACTTGCAGCTTCTGGATCAATTACAATGCAAAACATTGGAG CTATGTCAAGCTACCTCTTCATAGTGAAATATGAGTTACCATTGGTGATCCAGGCATTAATGAGCATTGAAGACAATAAAGG aGAGTGGTACCTGAATGGTGACTATTTAGTTTTGTTGGTGTCATTGGTGCTGATTCTTCCTTTGTCATTGCTGAGAAATTTAG GATATCTAGGATATACAAGTGGCTTTTCTTTACTGTGTATGGTGTTCTTTCTGATTGTG gtgaTGTGCaagaaatttcaaatttcttGTCCTTTAGAAGCTGCACTGTTAAATGAGACATTAAATAGCACAGTAATGCACTTGACATCAACTCTTACATCTTCACCAGAAACCTCATTTAACCTGACTAATGATGATACTTGCCAACCACGGTACTTTATCTTCAACTCACAG ACTGTCTATGCTGTGCCAATTCTGACATTTTCATTTGTCTGCCATCCTGCCATTCTTCCTATTTATGAAGAACTGAAGGG CCGAAGTCGTAGAAGAATGATGAATGTGTCCAAGATTTCCTTTTTTGCCATGTTTCTCATGTACCTGCTTGCCGCCATCTTTGGATACTTGACATTTTACG GACATGTCGAACCTGAACTGCTTCATACTTACTCTGCAGTACTGGGTGCTGATATTATTCTTCTCATCGTGCGTTTGGCAGTGTTGATGGCTGTTACACTGACAGTACCTGTAGTGATTTTCCCA ATCCGGAGTTCACTCATTCAGTTATTGTGTCCAGCAAAGGATTTCAGCTGGTGGCGTCATAGTTTTATTACTGTGTCTATCTTGGGATTTACCAATTTGCTTGTCATCTTTGTTCCAACTATTAGAGATATCTTTGGTTTCATTG gtgcCTCTGCTGCTGCCATGTTGATTTTTATCCTGCCCTCTGCTTTTTATATCAAACTTGTAAAGAAAGAATCAATGAAATCTGTGCAGAAGATTGGG GCCGTATTCTTCTTGCTAAGTGGCTTTGTTGTAATGATTGGAAGCATGACTTTGATTGTTCTTGATTGGATCCACAATGCCTCTTCAGATGGCCATTAG